Proteins from one Blattabacterium cuenoti genomic window:
- a CDS encoding NADP-dependent malic enzyme, with protein sequence MIKKISNLREESLNYHSQFPSGKIQITPTKKYNSQRDLSLAYSPGVAEPCKEIARSSQEVYKYTSKGNLVAVITNGSAVLGLGDIGALASKPVMEGKALLFKIFSGIDVFDIEIDESDPEKFIEIVKSIAPTFGGINLEDIKAPEAFEIERRLQKELDIPVMHDDQHGTAIISGAALINAITYVGKKINEIKMIINGAGAAAISCTRTYKKLGVNPKNIFMFDSKGLLHSSRNDLNKEKKEFSINISHPIQNLSQAMKNADVFIGLSIGGILTPNMLKSMAKDPIVFAMANPDPEIDYNVAIKIRPDVIMATGRSDYPNQVNNVLGFPYIFRGALDVHASVINDEMKLAAVHAIASLAKEPVPEQVNIVYNKKNISFGKEYIIPKPFDNRLITRVSPAVAKAAMDSGVAKNPILDWDTYREKLLDRMGYESKMLRMIQNRARTNPKKVVFCNGEEYNILKSVQILHEEGIISVPIILGNEDRIKRLINENKFDMELEIIDPEKEKNREKVEYFAQILWKRRQRKGLTLYDSKIRMRTNDHFGAMIVDQEEADVVITGYSRSFSLSLRPMLEVIGKANHVHKTAGMMILLTKRGPLFLADTAVIPNPTSEELARIALMASHVVRGFDIEPHIAMLSFQNFSSNSTISTKVSQTVDFLHKKYPKLIVDGELQPDFALNEFLLASKFPFSKLVKKKANIFIFPNLESGNLTYKFIRGLGNIQTIGPVMLGMRKPAHVMQMQSSIEEIVNLTTLSVIDAQIRKN encoded by the coding sequence ATGATAAAAAAAATAAGTAATCTTCGTGAAGAATCTTTGAATTATCATAGTCAATTTCCTTCTGGAAAAATACAGATTACTCCTACAAAAAAGTATAATAGTCAAAGAGATCTTTCTCTTGCTTATTCTCCAGGAGTAGCAGAACCTTGTAAAGAAATAGCTCGTTCTTCTCAAGAAGTATATAAATATACATCTAAAGGGAATCTTGTTGCAGTTATTACTAATGGATCAGCTGTATTAGGTCTTGGAGATATTGGAGCATTAGCCTCTAAACCTGTTATGGAAGGAAAAGCTCTTTTATTTAAAATTTTTTCTGGAATTGACGTGTTTGATATAGAAATCGACGAATCGGATCCAGAAAAATTCATAGAAATAGTAAAATCTATTGCTCCTACTTTTGGAGGGATTAATTTAGAGGATATTAAAGCTCCAGAAGCTTTTGAAATAGAAAGAAGACTTCAAAAAGAACTTGATATTCCTGTCATGCATGATGATCAACATGGAACGGCTATTATATCTGGAGCTGCATTAATTAATGCTATTACTTACGTTGGAAAAAAAATTAATGAGATTAAAATGATTATTAATGGAGCTGGCGCTGCTGCTATTTCCTGTACAAGAACTTATAAAAAACTCGGAGTTAATCCAAAAAATATTTTTATGTTTGATAGTAAAGGATTACTACATTCTTCGAGAAATGATTTAAATAAAGAAAAAAAAGAATTTTCTATTAACATTTCTCATCCTATACAAAACTTAAGTCAAGCTATGAAAAATGCGGATGTTTTTATTGGGTTGTCTATAGGAGGAATATTAACTCCTAATATGTTGAAAAGTATGGCAAAAGATCCTATTGTTTTTGCTATGGCGAACCCTGACCCAGAAATAGATTATAATGTAGCAATAAAGATTCGTCCAGATGTTATTATGGCCACTGGAAGAAGTGATTATCCAAATCAAGTCAACAATGTATTAGGATTCCCTTATATTTTTAGAGGAGCCCTAGATGTTCATGCTAGTGTTATTAATGATGAAATGAAATTAGCAGCAGTACATGCTATTGCTTCTTTAGCAAAAGAACCTGTTCCAGAACAAGTAAATATTGTTTATAATAAAAAAAACATTTCTTTTGGAAAAGAATACATTATTCCTAAACCTTTTGATAATCGTTTAATTACTCGTGTTTCTCCTGCTGTAGCTAAAGCAGCAATGGATTCCGGTGTAGCTAAAAATCCTATTTTAGATTGGGATACATATCGAGAAAAATTGCTTGATAGGATGGGATATGAAAGTAAAATGCTTAGAATGATTCAAAATAGAGCTCGAACAAATCCTAAAAAAGTTGTTTTTTGTAACGGAGAAGAATACAACATATTGAAATCTGTTCAAATTCTTCATGAAGAAGGAATAATATCAGTTCCTATAATTTTAGGAAATGAAGATCGTATCAAACGTTTAATAAATGAAAATAAGTTTGATATGGAATTAGAAATTATAGATCCAGAAAAAGAAAAAAATAGAGAAAAAGTAGAATATTTTGCTCAAATTCTTTGGAAAAGAAGACAGAGAAAAGGTTTAACTTTATACGATTCAAAAATTCGTATGCGTACCAATGATCACTTTGGTGCTATGATAGTTGATCAAGAAGAAGCAGATGTAGTGATTACTGGATACTCAAGAAGTTTTTCATTAAGTTTACGTCCTATGTTAGAAGTTATTGGAAAAGCAAATCATGTTCATAAAACAGCAGGAATGATGATTTTATTAACAAAACGTGGTCCTTTATTTCTAGCAGATACAGCAGTAATTCCCAATCCAACAAGTGAAGAATTAGCTAGAATAGCATTAATGGCTTCTCATGTAGTTAGAGGATTTGATATTGAACCACATATAGCAATGTTATCTTTTCAAAATTTTTCATCTAATTCAACAATATCTACTAAAGTATCTCAAACAGTAGATTTTTTACACAAAAAATATCCAAAATTGATAGTGGATGGAGAATTGCAACCAGATTTTGCTCTAAATGAATTTTTATTAGCTAGTAAATTTCCTTTCTCTAAACTTGTTAAAAAGAAAGCAAACATTTTCATTTTTCCAAACCTGGAATCAGGAAATTTAACCTATAAATTTATTAGAGGATTAGGAAATATTCAAACTATTGGACCTGTCATGTTAGGAATGCGAAAACCTGCACATGTTATGCAGATGCAATCTAGCATAGAAGAAATAGTTAATTTAACTACTTTATCTGTTATAGATGCACAAATCAGGAAAAATTAA
- a CDS encoding C40 family peptidase, protein MILEKEFLIEKAKNYMFTPYRFGGKTKSGIDCSALIKNIFAYYKISLPRISYHQAKKGCFIPKKRIEKGDLLFFATGTSKKINHVGMVINVNSKDIFFIHSSTSSGVIISQLYQKKYWHNRFIMARRILYSS, encoded by the coding sequence ATGATCCTTGAAAAGGAATTTCTTATAGAAAAAGCAAAAAATTATATGTTTACCCCATATAGATTTGGAGGAAAAACAAAATCTGGAATTGATTGTTCTGCTCTTATAAAAAATATATTTGCTTATTATAAAATATCTTTGCCAAGAATTTCTTATCATCAAGCAAAAAAAGGTTGTTTTATTCCTAAAAAGAGGATAGAAAAAGGAGATTTATTATTTTTTGCGACAGGAACATCGAAAAAAATAAATCATGTAGGAATGGTAATTAACGTTAATTCCAAGGACATATTTTTTATCCATTCTTCTACATCTAGTGGTGTAATAATTTCCCAATTATATCAAAAAAAATACTGGCATAATAGATTTATTATGGCAAGAAGAATTCTTTATTCTTCATAA
- the murI gene encoding glutamate racemase: MKISSLSPIGIFDSGIGGLLIAKEIKIQMPNEYFIYFGDTINMPYGEKSKEFIIENSTKIASFLYEKKCKALVIACNSIASNALDFIYKKFHNKILIFNVIDPIVKNKILLSSKRIGIIATPATIRSNFYIKKIKKYYQHLDIVQISAALLAPMVEKGLKIKKNIIGNYLNHFKSIDTLLLACTHYLFLRKEIDNFYNGKVHLIDIQKIVVKEIRKKLYEEKLLCFISNKKGKDPIFYTSNLIPTFFEKKVRIFFGEKVFIKTHVFNFS; the protein is encoded by the coding sequence ATGAAAATTAGTTCATTATCCCCAATAGGAATATTTGATTCTGGAATTGGTGGACTCCTTATAGCTAAAGAAATTAAAATACAAATGCCTAATGAATATTTTATTTATTTTGGAGATACAATCAATATGCCTTATGGAGAAAAATCCAAAGAATTTATTATAGAAAATTCTACGAAAATAGCATCTTTTCTTTATGAAAAAAAATGTAAAGCTTTAGTGATAGCATGCAATTCAATAGCTTCCAATGCTTTAGATTTTATTTATAAAAAATTTCATAATAAAATATTAATATTCAATGTTATAGATCCTATAGTGAAAAATAAAATTCTCCTTTCTTCCAAAAGAATAGGAATAATAGCTACACCTGCTACAATACGATCAAATTTTTATATAAAAAAAATAAAAAAATATTATCAACATTTAGATATAGTTCAAATATCCGCAGCTTTACTAGCTCCAATGGTTGAGAAAGGTTTAAAAATCAAAAAAAATATTATTGGAAATTACTTAAATCATTTTAAATCCATAGACACTTTATTACTAGCTTGTACTCATTATTTATTTTTGAGAAAAGAAATAGATAATTTTTATAATGGAAAGGTTCATTTAATTGATATACAAAAAATAGTAGTAAAAGAAATAAGAAAAAAATTATATGAAGAAAAATTGTTGTGTTTTATTTCAAATAAAAAAGGAAAAGATCCTATTTTTTATACATCTAATTTAATTCCTACTTTTTTTGAAAAAAAAGTCAGAATTTTTTTTGGAGAAAAAGTGTTTATTAAAACACATGTTTTTAATTTTTCCTGA
- a CDS encoding 3-phosphoshikimate 1-carboxyvinyltransferase: MSSYIRVYKKEKNYLSGFISIAGSKSISNRLLILKAIYKDDIQIENISNCEDTEVLKKSLISNSNILDIHHAGTAMRFLTSYLSIQEGKEIVLTGSKRMKERPISILVEALRKLGAKIYYLEKEGFPPIKIFGNKILGGEIDVNAKISSQYISSLMLIASQFKMGLTIHLKGKITSIPYIKMTFDLLVLSGIKTSWEEQIIHIYPKKKEGKKFFYIESDWSSASYYYSMAAIAKKSNITLCSYNNMSLQGDKDIVSIYEKNFGVSTVFDKNTITLNKKINSFPKKIIELNLNKTPDIAQTIIITCSALRIKCILKGLETLKIKETDRLLALKEELFKFGVITKITDSSLEITNFSRKKINSFIRVKTYQDHRMAMSFSPFGLCSSFLQIEEPNVVKKSYPNFWEDLKYLGFFIDSYEE; encoded by the coding sequence ATGTCTTCTTATATTAGAGTTTATAAAAAAGAAAAGAATTATCTATCCGGTTTTATATCTATAGCAGGATCTAAAAGCATATCTAATCGTCTTTTAATTTTAAAAGCGATTTATAAAGATGATATTCAAATTGAAAATATTTCAAATTGTGAAGATACAGAAGTATTAAAGAAAAGTTTAATTAGCAATTCTAATATATTAGACATTCATCATGCTGGAACTGCTATGCGTTTTTTAACTTCCTATCTTTCTATACAAGAGGGAAAAGAAATTGTATTAACGGGATCAAAAAGAATGAAAGAAAGACCAATTTCTATTCTTGTGGAAGCTCTAAGAAAACTAGGGGCAAAAATTTATTATTTGGAAAAAGAAGGTTTTCCACCAATAAAAATATTTGGAAATAAAATTTTAGGAGGAGAAATAGATGTAAATGCAAAAATCAGCAGTCAGTATATTAGTTCTTTGATGTTAATAGCTAGTCAATTTAAAATGGGACTGACAATTCATCTAAAAGGAAAAATTACATCTATTCCATATATAAAAATGACTTTTGATTTGCTAGTTCTGTCAGGAATAAAAACGTCTTGGGAAGAACAAATTATCCATATTTATCCAAAAAAAAAAGAGGGTAAAAAATTTTTTTACATAGAATCAGATTGGAGTTCTGCTTCTTATTATTATTCAATGGCAGCTATTGCAAAAAAAAGTAACATTACTTTATGCTCATATAATAATATGAGTTTACAAGGAGATAAAGATATCGTTTCTATATATGAAAAAAATTTTGGAGTATCTACTGTTTTTGATAAAAATACTATTACATTAAATAAAAAAATTAATTCTTTTCCAAAAAAAATTATTGAATTAAATTTGAATAAAACTCCAGATATTGCACAAACTATTATTATTACTTGTTCAGCCCTTCGAATAAAATGTATTTTAAAAGGATTAGAAACATTAAAAATTAAAGAAACAGATAGGTTGCTAGCATTAAAAGAAGAATTATTCAAATTTGGAGTAATAACAAAAATTACAGATTCTTCTTTAGAAATAACGAATTTTTCTAGAAAAAAAATCAATTCTTTTATAAGAGTAAAGACTTATCAAGATCACAGAATGGCAATGTCTTTTTCTCCGTTTGGATTATGTTCTTCTTTTTTACAAATAGAAGAGCCAAATGTCGTCAAAAAATCATATCCCAATTTTTGGGAGGATTTGAAATATTTAGGATTTTTCATTGATTCTTATGAAGAATAA
- a CDS encoding transketolase family protein: MKQYENKGLKETRAGFGEALTFLGRKDSKVVALCADLTNSLFMNQFSREFPERFFQIGIAEANMMGIAAGLSIGKYIPFAGTFANFATSRVYDQIRQSIAYSYKNVKICASHSGLTLGEDGATHQSLEDIGMMKMLPGMTVINTCDYNQTYAATIAIANYFGPVYLRFGRPSVANFTERNQVFEIGKALFLTKGKDITIVCTGHLVWEALEASKILYKEQGIECEVLNIHTIKPLDEDSILKSVNKTKCIVTAEEHNYWGGLGESIARILTTKGCSIPQSLVAVNDVFGESGKPMELLKKYNIDRDSIINHVKFLLKKKKN; encoded by the coding sequence ATGAAACAATATGAAAATAAAGGTCTAAAAGAAACTAGAGCTGGTTTTGGAGAAGCTTTAACATTCTTAGGAAGAAAAGATAGTAAAGTGGTGGCATTATGCGCAGATTTAACTAATTCTTTATTTATGAATCAATTTTCTAGAGAATTTCCAGAAAGGTTTTTTCAAATAGGAATAGCAGAAGCAAATATGATGGGAATAGCTGCTGGACTCAGCATTGGAAAATATATTCCGTTTGCTGGAACATTTGCAAATTTTGCAACATCTCGTGTATATGATCAGATTCGTCAATCTATTGCTTATTCTTATAAAAATGTAAAAATATGTGCTTCTCATTCTGGATTGACTTTAGGAGAAGATGGAGCAACACATCAAAGTTTGGAAGATATTGGAATGATGAAAATGTTACCTGGAATGACCGTTATCAATACCTGTGATTATAATCAGACTTATGCTGCTACTATAGCTATCGCCAATTATTTTGGTCCAGTGTACTTGCGTTTTGGACGTCCTTCTGTAGCTAACTTCACAGAGAGAAACCAAGTATTTGAAATAGGAAAAGCTCTCTTTTTAACAAAAGGAAAAGATATTACTATTGTTTGTACAGGGCATTTAGTATGGGAAGCTTTAGAAGCTTCTAAAATTTTATACAAAGAACAAGGAATAGAATGTGAAGTTCTTAATATTCACACAATAAAACCTTTGGATGAAGATTCTATATTGAAATCTGTAAATAAAACGAAATGCATTGTAACTGCAGAAGAGCATAATTATTGGGGGGGGTTAGGAGAAAGTATAGCAAGGATACTTACAACAAAAGGGTGTTCTATTCCACAAAGTTTAGTTGCTGTAAACGATGTTTTTGGAGAAAGTGGAAAACCTATGGAGCTTTTAAAAAAATATAATATTGATCGTGATTCTATCATCAATCATGTAAAATTTTTATTGAAAAAAAAGAAAAATTGA
- the rpsT gene encoding 30S ribosomal protein S20: protein MANHLSSLKRIRQNNTRRLRNRYVYKSTKTAIKKLLTRKEMEKHSIVISMIDKLAKKNIIHINKASRLKTQLNKKLLSNIK from the coding sequence ATGGCAAATCATCTTTCTTCTCTGAAAAGAATTAGACAAAATAATACTAGACGTTTGCGTAACAGATATGTATATAAAAGTACAAAAACAGCTATCAAAAAATTATTAACCCGGAAAGAAATGGAAAAACATTCTATTGTAATTTCTATGATAGATAAATTAGCTAAAAAAAATATTATACATATCAACAAGGCATCCAGATTGAAAACACAATTGAATAAAAAACTGTTATCTAATATTAAATGA
- a CDS encoding cbb3-type cytochrome c oxidase N-terminal domain-containing protein: protein MRSKIPFFIMIPSFLSVITFMFYVFFRSYNRMHYFFHPITVSFFVIITILLFVLESIDNLIFIKKIQSLSEEEKVKIFEENEGNYFYRLYKFIFHDHKKMNHGVKKIDHGFDGIIELDNKLPMWWVHLFYLTIIFSAIYFFSYLLLDFSNPYKEYDIAYTKQMKEIEIFEKNTPQTTTENAFFKKDLVNSGKILFNENCATCHQSDGSGNIGPNLTDDYWINRNEKDLFKNIFSIIWNGSDNNPTMRAFGKSGEIKGNDIEKISSYVYSINRNSKKPLNSKSPQGKKIIEWSNV from the coding sequence ATGAGATCTAAAATTCCTTTTTTCATTATGATTCCTTCTTTTTTATCTGTTATAACATTTATGTTTTATGTTTTTTTTAGAAGTTATAATCGTATGCATTATTTTTTTCATCCTATAACAGTGTCTTTCTTTGTTATAATAACAATATTATTATTCGTTTTAGAATCTATTGATAATTTGATTTTCATAAAAAAAATACAGTCACTTTCAGAGGAAGAAAAAGTAAAAATCTTCGAAGAAAATGAAGGAAATTACTTTTATAGGCTTTATAAATTTATATTTCATGATCATAAAAAAATGAACCATGGAGTGAAAAAAATAGATCATGGATTTGATGGAATTATAGAATTAGATAATAAACTACCAATGTGGTGGGTTCATCTTTTTTATTTAACAATTATTTTTTCCGCAATTTATTTTTTTTCTTATTTATTATTAGATTTTTCTAATCCTTATAAAGAATATGATATAGCTTATACAAAACAGATGAAAGAAATAGAAATTTTTGAAAAAAATACTCCACAGACAACTACAGAAAATGCTTTTTTTAAAAAAGATTTAGTAAATAGTGGAAAAATTCTTTTTAATGAAAATTGTGCCACTTGTCATCAATCAGATGGAAGCGGAAATATAGGCCCTAATTTAACAGATGACTATTGGATTAATAGAAATGAAAAAGATTTATTTAAAAACATATTTTCTATTATTTGGAATGGAAGTGATAATAACCCAACTATGCGTGCTTTTGGAAAATCAGGAGAAATTAAAGGAAATGATATTGAAAAAATATCTAGTTATGTTTATTCTATCAATAGAAATTCTAAAAAACCTTTAAACTCTAAATCTCCTCAAGGTAAAAAAATAATAGAATGGAGTAATGTATAA
- the ccoN gene encoding cytochrome-c oxidase, cbb3-type subunit I translates to MQLNTSYNNRIVKAFLYATIFWALLAFLAGLFIALLLFSPEIPDFIFGDRLKDSQGIMGFGRWRMLHTNTAVFAFVGNIIFTGYYYALQRLLKTRIFSDTLSIIHFWGWQIFIVSTWITFLLGINTSKEYSEHEWPLDIGLFFIWIVYGINMIGTILKRRIKHLYVSIWFLLGTWVAVAMLHLFNNLELPISLLSFKSYSIYAGVQDALMQWWYGHNAVAFILTTPILGLMYYFVPKASNQPIFSYKLSIIHFWSLIFVYIWAGPHHLMYTSLPNWAQMLGTIFSIMLIAPSWGGMLNGILTLRGDWNKVKKDPILKFFVIGITCYGMATFEGPMLATKTLNSIGHFTDWIIAHVHLGTLGWNGFMAFGIIYWITKKIWNTELYSVSLANIHFWLGVLGIVLYIFPMYFGSVLQSMMWKKFNPDGTLTYKNFLDSVLSILPFYKIRFVGGMIYFVGFVLMIYNIFKTIQNGHSVDNEHFKCDPFHKKTEEKNDNFHNWLERKPIQLTILSFIAVAIGGFIEIIPTLVIKSNVPTIHNVKPYKALELEGRDIFVREGCNSCHSAQVRPFRDEVVRYGEYSKAGEFVYDHPFLWGSKRTGPDLAREGGKNPSSWHYNHMYNPRSTSPGSIMPRYPWLIYNKLNRSNTEKKIKAMIKLGVPYTLEYVKNFNQDMDLQAGKIVSDIYKEYPSLKIEINQQKKIEKEKFVPLEKREIIAIISYLQRLGTDIKS, encoded by the coding sequence ATGCAATTGAATACATCATATAATAATCGCATTGTAAAAGCTTTTTTATACGCTACAATATTTTGGGCACTTCTTGCATTTTTGGCTGGATTATTTATAGCACTATTATTGTTTTCCCCTGAAATTCCTGATTTCATTTTTGGAGATAGACTCAAGGATTCTCAAGGAATTATGGGATTTGGACGATGGAGGATGTTACATACAAATACTGCTGTTTTTGCATTTGTAGGAAACATAATATTTACAGGTTATTATTATGCTTTACAACGTCTATTAAAAACTAGAATTTTTAGTGATACTCTTAGTATTATTCATTTTTGGGGTTGGCAAATATTTATTGTTTCTACTTGGATTACTTTTTTATTAGGGATAAATACTAGTAAGGAATATTCTGAACATGAATGGCCATTAGACATAGGACTCTTTTTTATTTGGATAGTTTATGGAATTAATATGATAGGAACTATTTTAAAAAGAAGAATTAAACATTTATATGTTAGTATTTGGTTTTTATTAGGAACATGGGTGGCTGTAGCTATGTTGCATTTATTTAATAATCTGGAATTACCTATATCCCTCTTATCTTTTAAAAGTTATTCTATATATGCCGGAGTACAAGACGCTTTAATGCAATGGTGGTATGGACACAATGCTGTTGCGTTTATTTTAACTACTCCTATACTAGGGTTAATGTACTATTTTGTTCCAAAAGCTTCTAATCAACCTATTTTTTCTTATAAGCTTTCTATTATACATTTTTGGTCTCTAATATTTGTATATATATGGGCAGGGCCCCATCATCTTATGTATACATCTCTCCCTAACTGGGCTCAAATGTTGGGTACTATTTTCTCTATTATGTTAATTGCACCTTCTTGGGGTGGCATGCTGAATGGAATTTTAACATTAAGAGGAGATTGGAATAAAGTAAAAAAGGACCCTATTTTAAAATTTTTTGTTATTGGAATTACTTGTTATGGAATGGCTACTTTTGAAGGTCCAATGCTAGCTACTAAAACTCTAAATTCTATTGGACATTTTACGGATTGGATTATAGCTCATGTCCATTTGGGAACTTTAGGATGGAATGGATTTATGGCTTTTGGAATTATATATTGGATAACAAAAAAGATATGGAATACAGAATTATATTCTGTTTCCTTAGCTAATATTCATTTCTGGTTAGGAGTTTTAGGAATCGTGTTATATATTTTTCCTATGTATTTCGGATCTGTATTACAATCTATGATGTGGAAAAAATTCAATCCAGATGGGACTTTAACCTATAAAAATTTTTTAGATTCAGTGTTATCTATTCTTCCATTTTATAAAATAAGATTTGTAGGTGGAATGATATACTTTGTAGGTTTTGTTTTAATGATTTATAATATTTTTAAAACAATTCAAAACGGACATTCTGTTGATAATGAACATTTTAAATGTGATCCTTTTCATAAAAAAACAGAAGAAAAAAATGATAATTTTCACAATTGGTTAGAAAGGAAACCAATTCAATTAACAATCCTTTCTTTTATAGCAGTAGCTATTGGAGGATTTATAGAAATAATTCCTACTTTAGTAATCAAGTCAAATGTTCCTACCATTCACAATGTTAAACCTTATAAAGCACTTGAATTAGAAGGTAGAGATATATTTGTTAGAGAAGGATGTAATTCATGTCATAGTGCACAGGTTCGTCCATTTAGAGATGAAGTAGTTCGTTATGGTGAATATTCTAAGGCAGGTGAATTTGTGTATGATCATCCATTTCTTTGGGGATCAAAAAGAACAGGCCCTGATTTAGCTAGAGAAGGAGGAAAAAATCCTAGTTCCTGGCATTATAATCATATGTACAACCCTAGATCAACTTCTCCTGGTTCCATTATGCCAAGATATCCTTGGTTAATTTATAACAAATTGAATAGGTCTAATACTGAAAAAAAAATAAAAGCAATGATAAAGTTAGGAGTTCCATATACTTTAGAATATGTAAAAAATTTTAATCAAGATATGGATCTCCAAGCAGGTAAAATTGTATCTGATATTTATAAAGAGTATCCGAGTTTAAAAATAGAAATTAATCAACAAAAAAAAATAGAAAAGGAAAAATTTGTACCCCTAGAAAAAAGAGAAATTATAGCAATAATTTCTTATTTACAAAGACTTGGAACAGATATAAAATCTTAA
- a CDS encoding FixH family protein produces the protein MKIKFNWEIGIILSLITFIVFITYIAFFFPHGKRELVSDRYYEEEIKYQEIINEKKNVLELPKNKKIKISILPYGIGILFPPNDNFYGFFTLFRPNSKKLDITRSFKILKYSKNILFIPKKFLKRGYYKLIIRWKSDKKYFLEEEIFWK, from the coding sequence ATGAAAATTAAATTCAATTGGGAGATCGGAATTATATTGTCTTTAATTACTTTTATAGTTTTTATTACTTATATTGCTTTTTTTTTCCCTCATGGAAAAAGAGAACTAGTATCGGATAGATATTATGAAGAAGAAATAAAATATCAAGAAATTATAAATGAAAAAAAAAACGTACTAGAACTTCCTAAAAATAAGAAAATAAAAATTTCTATTTTACCTTATGGTATTGGAATTTTATTTCCACCTAACGATAATTTTTATGGATTTTTCACTTTATTTAGACCAAATTCTAAAAAATTAGATATTACAAGATCTTTTAAGATATTGAAATATTCAAAAAATATATTATTTATTCCTAAAAAATTCTTAAAAAGAGGATACTATAAACTTATAATAAGATGGAAGTCAGATAAAAAATATTTTTTAGAAGAAGAAATTTTTTGGAAATGA
- a CDS encoding nucleotide pyrophosphohydrolase: MKIKNIQSLVHNWIINHGVRYFDILTNTILLSEEVGEVSRIIARHYGEQSQKRNFQINEDLGEELSDVLFIVVCLANQTDIDLEESFLKKLKKKEIRDHTRHHKNKKLK, translated from the coding sequence TTGAAAATTAAAAATATACAAAGTTTGGTTCATAATTGGATCATAAATCATGGTGTGCGTTATTTTGATATATTAACTAACACTATTCTTTTATCAGAAGAAGTTGGTGAAGTTTCTAGAATTATCGCTAGACATTATGGAGAACAATCTCAAAAGAGAAATTTTCAAATAAATGAAGATCTTGGAGAAGAATTATCAGATGTTTTATTTATTGTTGTTTGTTTAGCTAATCAAACTGATATTGATTTAGAAGAATCTTTTCTCAAAAAATTAAAGAAAAAAGAAATAAGAGATCATACAAGACACCATAAAAATAAAAAACTAAAATAA
- a CDS encoding cytochrome oxidase, with amino-acid sequence MMGFFKKYFTEEKNVGIFQSIMLILFLLIFFLILFFIFSKPRNYYEKISSLPLEKEKTKKKL; translated from the coding sequence ATGATGGGTTTTTTTAAAAAATATTTTACAGAAGAAAAAAATGTAGGAATTTTTCAATCTATTATGCTAATTTTATTTTTATTAATTTTTTTTTTGATTTTATTTTTTATTTTTTCAAAACCAAGAAATTATTATGAAAAAATAAGTTCTCTTCCTTTAGAAAAAGAAAAAACAAAGAAAAAATTATGA